In one window of Gemmatimonadota bacterium DNA:
- a CDS encoding HNH endonuclease — translation MVSEHVLVLNQNYEPLSVCTARRAVILVFLRKAEIIDKYADPVRGVYSLFDRPSIVRLVNFVRIPSKGIMLSRKNILKRDGHQCQYCSTTRGPLTVDHVLPRYLGGRDSWENMVCACQRCNNKKGDRLPEEVNMALRRKPKAPTRIHFIRDFIGIHHHSWRPYLFLKNEQPEELLWPTR, via the coding sequence ATGGTAAGCGAACACGTCCTCGTTCTGAACCAGAACTACGAGCCTTTGAGTGTTTGTACGGCAAGACGGGCGGTCATTCTCGTTTTTCTGCGCAAGGCGGAGATCATTGACAAATATGCGGATCCTGTGCGGGGCGTATACTCGCTGTTCGACCGGCCCAGTATCGTCCGGCTCGTGAACTTCGTTCGCATACCCAGCAAGGGCATCATGCTGTCGCGCAAGAACATCCTCAAGCGCGACGGCCACCAGTGCCAGTACTGCAGCACGACGAGAGGCCCCCTTACCGTGGATCATGTCCTGCCCAGGTACCTGGGCGGTAGGGACAGCTGGGAGAACATGGTCTGCGCCTGCCAGCGGTGCAACAACAAGAAGGGGGACCGGCTGCCTGAAGAGGTGAACATGGCGCTGCGGCGCAAGCCCAAGGCGCCCACCAGGATACACTTTATTCGAGACTTCATTGGCATCCACCATCATTCCTGGCGGCCCTACCTGTTTCTGAAGAACGAACAACCGGAAGAACTGCTATGGCCTACCAGGTAA